A single Xenopus laevis strain J_2021 chromosome 3S, Xenopus_laevis_v10.1, whole genome shotgun sequence DNA region contains:
- the elk3.S gene encoding ETS domain-containing protein Elk-3 isoform X2: protein MIWSETLELLDMERSASSCCYENLSTQVEWVCMESAITLWQFLLQLLLDQKHEHLICWTSNDGEFKLLKAEEVAKLWGLRKNKTNMNYDKLSRALRYYYDKNIIKKVIGQKFVYKFVSFPEILKMDPHSVEVIRESVLLQDSDCKIPSDLREHHKQTLAALKSASRNEYIHSGLYSSFTINSLQNQTENYKVIKTENLQEHEEEEEEEEKEEEEDEEEVKPPIRSLVEETRTVIRFVTNKTDKQVVSLPTTSESSAFLSSSLSTKGSSHKCSNAASVSSASPCSSRSPSLSPNLSYPIDQRSLFLDYSCHSTDFMEPLNLSASSKTKLSSCHPPKAKKPRGLEICSPPMLLSSSDIGSIALNSPALPSGSMTPAFFTAQTPNGLLLTPSPLLSSIHFWSSLSPVAPLSPARLQGPNTLFQFPSLLNSHLPMQLPGMDRASSPVLLSSNAPKS, encoded by the exons ATGATCTGGTCGGAAACATTAGAGTTACTGGATATGGAAAGATCAGCCTCATCATGTTGCTATGAAAATCTGTCCACCCAAGTAGAGTGGGTAT GTATGGAGAGTGCAATCACACTGTGGCAGTTCCTGTTGCAATTACTACTCGACCAGAAACATGAGCATCTCATCTGCTGGACGTCAAACGATGGGGAATTTAAACTGCTCAAGGCTGAAGAGGTGGCCAAACTCTGGGGGCTTCGAAAGAATAAAACGAACATGAACTATGACAAACTGAGTCGAGCCCTTAGATATTATTATGATAAG AACATCATCAAAAAGGTCATCGGACAGAAATTTGTGTACAAGTTTGTTTCCTTCCCGGAGATACTAAAGATGGATCCGCACTCGGTGGAAGTCATCAGGGAGAGTGTGTTGCTGCAGGACAGCGACTGCAAGATCCCATCTGATCTCAGAGAACATCATAAACAAACACTGGCAGCACTGAAAAGTGCCAGTCGGAATGAATACATCCACTCAGGCCTGTATTCCTCCTTCACTATTAACTCCCTGCAAAACCAGACAGAGAACTACAAGGTTATCAAAACAGAAAACCTACAGGAACacgaagaggaggaggaggaggaggaaaaggaagaagaggaggatgaggaggaggtcAAACCACCCATCAGGAGCTTGGTGGAGGAAACCAGAACTGTTATAAGATTTGTTACAAACAAAACAGATAAGCAAGTGGTATCCTTGCCAACTACATCAGAATCATCAGCTTTCCTTTCCTCCTCTTTGTCTACTAAAGGTTCTTCTCATAAGTGCTCCAATGCAGCTAGTGTGTCTTCAGCATCTCCTTGTTCTTCCCGTTCCCCATCCTTGTCCCCCAATCTGTCCTACCCAATTGACCAGAGAAGTCTGTTCCTTGATTACTCCTGCCATAGCACAGATTTCATGGAACCATTAAACCTCTCTGCAAGTTCCAAAACAAAATTATCATCTTGCCATCCACCGAAAGCCAAGAAGCCCAGAGGCCTAGAAATCTGCTCTCCACCTATGCTTCTCTCTAGTAGTGATATTGGATCCATTGCTCTCAATAGCCCAGCACTTCCTTCAGGATCCATGACCCCAGCTTTCTTCACAGCTCAG ACACCAAATGGATTACTGTTAACCCCTAGTCCACTCTTGTCCAGTATTCACTTCTGGAGCAGCCTCAGTCCTGTAGCTCCATTAAGTCCGGCCAGGCTGCAAGGACCAAACACCTTGTTCCAG TTTCCCAGTCTGCTGAACAGTCATTTACCAATGCAGCTGCCAGGAATGGACAGAGCATCATCTCCAGTGCTTCTCTCATCCAACGCCCCAAAATCCTGA
- the elk3.S gene encoding ETS domain-containing protein Elk-3 isoform X1 produces MESAITLWQFLLQLLLDQKHEHLICWTSNDGEFKLLKAEEVAKLWGLRKNKTNMNYDKLSRALRYYYDKNIIKKVIGQKFVYKFVSFPEILKMDPHSVEVIRESVLLQDSDCKIPSDLREHHKQTLAALKSASRNEYIHSGLYSSFTINSLQNQTENYKVIKTENLQEHEEEEEEEEKEEEEDEEEVKPPIRSLVEETRTVIRFVTNKTDKQVVSLPTTSESSAFLSSSLSTKGSSHKCSNAASVSSASPCSSRSPSLSPNLSYPIDQRSLFLDYSCHSTDFMEPLNLSASSKTKLSSCHPPKAKKPRGLEICSPPMLLSSSDIGSIALNSPALPSGSMTPAFFTAQTPNGLLLTPSPLLSSIHFWSSLSPVAPLSPARLQGPNTLFQFPSLLNSHLPMQLPGMDRASSPVLLSSNAPKS; encoded by the exons ATGGAGAGTGCAATCACACTGTGGCAGTTCCTGTTGCAATTACTACTCGACCAGAAACATGAGCATCTCATCTGCTGGACGTCAAACGATGGGGAATTTAAACTGCTCAAGGCTGAAGAGGTGGCCAAACTCTGGGGGCTTCGAAAGAATAAAACGAACATGAACTATGACAAACTGAGTCGAGCCCTTAGATATTATTATGATAAG AACATCATCAAAAAGGTCATCGGACAGAAATTTGTGTACAAGTTTGTTTCCTTCCCGGAGATACTAAAGATGGATCCGCACTCGGTGGAAGTCATCAGGGAGAGTGTGTTGCTGCAGGACAGCGACTGCAAGATCCCATCTGATCTCAGAGAACATCATAAACAAACACTGGCAGCACTGAAAAGTGCCAGTCGGAATGAATACATCCACTCAGGCCTGTATTCCTCCTTCACTATTAACTCCCTGCAAAACCAGACAGAGAACTACAAGGTTATCAAAACAGAAAACCTACAGGAACacgaagaggaggaggaggaggaggaaaaggaagaagaggaggatgaggaggaggtcAAACCACCCATCAGGAGCTTGGTGGAGGAAACCAGAACTGTTATAAGATTTGTTACAAACAAAACAGATAAGCAAGTGGTATCCTTGCCAACTACATCAGAATCATCAGCTTTCCTTTCCTCCTCTTTGTCTACTAAAGGTTCTTCTCATAAGTGCTCCAATGCAGCTAGTGTGTCTTCAGCATCTCCTTGTTCTTCCCGTTCCCCATCCTTGTCCCCCAATCTGTCCTACCCAATTGACCAGAGAAGTCTGTTCCTTGATTACTCCTGCCATAGCACAGATTTCATGGAACCATTAAACCTCTCTGCAAGTTCCAAAACAAAATTATCATCTTGCCATCCACCGAAAGCCAAGAAGCCCAGAGGCCTAGAAATCTGCTCTCCACCTATGCTTCTCTCTAGTAGTGATATTGGATCCATTGCTCTCAATAGCCCAGCACTTCCTTCAGGATCCATGACCCCAGCTTTCTTCACAGCTCAG ACACCAAATGGATTACTGTTAACCCCTAGTCCACTCTTGTCCAGTATTCACTTCTGGAGCAGCCTCAGTCCTGTAGCTCCATTAAGTCCGGCCAGGCTGCAAGGACCAAACACCTTGTTCCAG TTTCCCAGTCTGCTGAACAGTCATTTACCAATGCAGCTGCCAGGAATGGACAGAGCATCATCTCCAGTGCTTCTCTCATCCAACGCCCCAAAATCCTGA